Proteins encoded in a region of the Panicum hallii strain FIL2 chromosome 3, PHallii_v3.1, whole genome shotgun sequence genome:
- the LOC112886528 gene encoding lipid phosphate phosphatase 2-like isoform X2, with protein sequence MEGGSKRSELVAEAVDLYYSAGRNASPLCHVLAASSARLDSCSCPVRSGEQGEEKMPPPPPTPTPPLIRLGPPHPYLKTHGGKVARLHLYDWVVLTLLVAIDVGLNLIEPFHRFVGEDMMADLRYPLKSNTVPVWAVPIYAVIGPIIIIVGIYMKRRNVYDMHHAILGLLFSVLITGVLTDAIKDGVGRPRPNFFWRCFPDGVPKFNNITTQVICHGDPAVIKEGHKSFPSGHSSWSFAGLGFLSWYLAGKIKAFDRRGHVAKLCIVLLPLLLATMVAISRVDDYWHHWQDVFASGILGLVVASFCYLQFFPPPSAEQGFWPHAYFDHILNPEGEGQVQSTTSSNHHQSLSGVSVAMEMGNTSQELGSMEEGHRAR encoded by the exons ATGGAAGGAGGATCGAAGAGGAGCGAGCTCGTGGCCGAGGCCGTTGACCTCTATTACAGCGCAGGACGCAACGCCTCTCCTCT CTGCCATGTACTAGCAGCAAGCAGCGCCCGCCTTGACTCCTGCAGCTGCCCTGTCCGATCAGGCGAACAGGGAGAGGAGAAgatgcctccgccgccgccgacgcctaCACCGCCGCTCATCCGCCTGGGCCCCCCGCACCCGTACCTGAAGACCCACGGAGGCAAGGTCGCGAGGCTGCACCTGTACGACTGGGTCGTGCTGACCCTTCTCGTCGCCATCGACGTGGGGCTCAACCTCATCGAGCCGTTCCACCGGTTCGTCGGCGAGGACATGATGGCCGACCTCCGGTACCCGCTGAAGAGCAACACCGTCCCCGTCTGGGCCGTGCCG ATATACGCAGTCATCGGGCcgatcatcatcatcgtcgggATCTACATGAAGCGGAGGAACGTCTATGACATGCACCATGCCATTCTAG GCCTTCTGTTCTCCGTGCTCATCACCGGCGTCCTGACAGACGCGATCAAGGACGGAGTTGGCCGGCCGCGCCCCAATTTCTTCTGGCGCTGCTTCCCTGACGGAGTGCCG AAGTTCAACAACATCACTACACAAGTCATATGCCACGGCGACCCGGCTGTGATCAAAGAAGGGCACAAGAGCTTCCCAAGTGGCCATTCTTCAT GGTCCTTCGCTGGGCTAGGCTTCCTGTCGTGGTACCTGGCCGGCAAGATCAAGGCGTTCGACCGGCGCGGCCATGTGGCCAAGCTCTGCATCGTCCTCCTGCCGCTGCTTCTGGCTACCATGGTCGCCATCTCGAGGGTGGATGACTACTGGCACCATTGGCAAGATGTGTTTGCCAGTGGAATTCTCG GGTTGGTGGTTGCGTCCTTCTGCTACCTGCAATTTTTCCCTCCACCCTCTGCGGAACAAG GATTTTGGCCTCACGCGTACTTTGATCACATTCTTAACCCCGAGGGAGAGGGCCAAGTGCAGTCAACAACCAGCTCGAATCACCATCAATCACTGTCGGGAGTGTCAGTTGCAATGGAGATGGGAAACACGAGCCAAGAACTGGGTTCCATGGAAGAAGGCCACCGAGCTCGGTGA
- the LOC112887776 gene encoding phytochrome-associated serine/threonine-protein phosphatase 3: MDLDLWIAKVKEGHHLAEHELQSLCEYVKEILIEESNVQPVNSPVTVCGDIHGQFHDLMKLFATGGHVPNTNYIFMGDFVDRGFNSLEVFTILLLLKARYPAHITLLRGNHESRQLTQVYGFYDECQRKYGNANAWRYCTDVFDYLTLSAIINGTVLCVHGGLSPDVRTVDQIRVIDRNCEIPHEGPFCDLMWSDPEEIDTWAVSPRGAGWLFGTRVTQEFNHINKIELVCRAHQLVQEGLKYMFDKGLVTVWSAPNYCYRCGNVASILSFSENMEREVKFFTETEENNQMRGPRSAVPYFL, translated from the exons ATGGATTTGGATCTGTGGATCGCCAAGGTCAAGGAGGGGCATCACCTCGCCGAGCACGAGCTCCAGTCCCTCTGCGAATAC GTGAAGGAGATTCTCATCGAGGAGTCGAATGTGCAGCCTGTCAACAGCCCCGTGACAGTATGTGGCGACATCCACGGGCAGTTTCATGACTTGATGAAACTCTTTGCGACTGGAGGGCATGTCCCCAATACGAATTACATATTTATG GGTGACTTTGTGGATCGTGGATTCAACAGCCTAGAGGTTTTCACAATCCTTTTGCTCCTAAAAGCAAG GTACCCTGCGCACATAACCCTTCTACGTGGCAATCATGAAAGCAGGCAGTTGACACAG GTGTATGGTTTTTATGATGAGTGTCAGAGGAAGTATGGAAATGCCAATGCATGGCGATATTGTACTGATGTTTTTGATTACCTTACTCTTTCAGCAATCATTAATGGCACG GTCCTTTGTGTTCATGGTGGCCTTTCACCTGATGTACGGACTGTCGATCAG ATACGAGTCATCGATCGCAATTGTGAAATTCCCCATGAAGGCCCTTTCTGTGATCTGATGTGGAGTGACCCGGAAGAGATAGATACATGGGCAGTTAGTCCCCGTGGAGCAGGTTGGCTTTTTGGAACAAGGGTGACTCAAGAG TTCAACCATATTAATAAGATTGAGTTAGTTTGCCGGGCCCATCAACTGGTCCAGGAAGGCCTGAAGTACATGTTTGATAAAGGCCTTGTAACT GTGTGGTCTGCGCCTAATTATTGCTACAGATGTGGCAATGTTGCTTCTATACTAAGCTTCAGTGAAAATATG GAAAGGGAGGTCAAGTTCTTCACCGAGACAGAGGAAAACAACCAGATGCGAGGGCCAAGGAGTGCGGTCCCATATTTTCTTTGA
- the LOC112887512 gene encoding protein PLASTID MOVEMENT IMPAIRED 2-like, with product MDQNSEESRSVEAMSIFGQSIDVRRPVRSRRRATQKKFSPAGESPASPSVERLHVHQRRPLAERERARAEAELSRASTMASELERQLEQANAKARSHRSESELQRTRAAGSGGSRSKKVLADAEAPDAVQAQDQSNSLYVEVMHELDRVKRELRKLQREVEEAREAKAKAEAERDAETPTPRVLSSGSRPLDRVKREAGEESEDRGIAELAEADGSRKGMQSQDTWTRVQSLQKDTSRASDPDERFATASSSDVGLEPAEMAMVPATGEADHVENGESALTVTRHGEHDDRSSLQAAAEAELTSARIELESIKEEGIRFTNSTERTRRETARVAEEIDRLTEQEKRASAQVQQLSARLVRARSRLDAATAADERAEAMLSKLSAALRQLGEETEAAEKERELMELENRCVREHAETVGAEIAASEQRIRESVKELEAARASEAAATVKLRAIVGSATQARAAAMSQRSGSVTIPRFEYEYLTGRTEVVRAVAVKKVAAAEAWVEALHAGEKEVVMRAEAIEREIGEMTAGGCG from the exons ATGGATCAGAACTCGGAAGAGAGCAGATCAGTAGAGGCCATGAGCATCTTTGGTCAGAGCATCGATGTGAGGAGGCCAGTGAGGAGCAGGAGAAGAGCCACCCAAAAG AAATTTTCACCTGCGGGAGAATCACCGGCGAGTCCCAGCGTGGAGAGGCTGCACGTCCACCAGCGCAGGCCCCTCGCGGAGCGAGAGCGCGCCCGTGCCGAGGCCGAGCTGTCGAGGGCAAGTACCATGGCTAGCGAGCTGGAGCGGCAACTCGAGCAGGCCAACGCAAAGGCGAGGTCTCACAGGTCGGAGTCGGAGCTCCAAAGAACGCGTGCCGCCGGCAGCGGTGGCAGCAGGAGCAAGAAGGTGCTCGCGGACGCCGAGGCACCAGACGCCGTGCAGGCTCAGGATCAGAGCAACTCGCTGTACGTCGAGGTGATGCACGAGCTGGACCGCGTCAAGAGGGAGCTCCGGAAACTGCAGCGCGAGGTGGAGGAGGCAAGGGAGGCCAAGGCCAAGGCCGAGGCCGAGAGGGACGCCGAGACGCCGACGCCCAGGGTGCTGAGCTCCGGCTCGCGTCCCCTCGACCGCGTGAAGCGAGAGGCCGGCGAGGAAAGCGAGGACCGCGGCATAGCAGAGCTCGCCGAAGCCGACGGATCCCGCAAGGGCATGCAGTCGCAGGACACGTGGACGCGCGTTCAGAGCCTGCAGAAAGACACGAGCCGCGCGAGTGACCCTGATGAGAGGTTCGCCACGGCGAGCAGCTCCGACGTGGGGCTCGAGCCCGCGGAGATGGCGATGGTGCCAGCGACGGGGGAGGCGGACCACGTCGAGAACGGCGAGTCCGCGCTGACGGTCACGCGACACGGGGAACACGACGATCGCTCGTCGCTGCAGGCTGCGGCGGAAGCCGAGCTGACCTCGGCGAGGATAGAGCTGGAGTCCATCAAAGAAGAGGGCATCCGGTTCACCAACTCCACGGAACGCACGCGCAGGGAGACGGCGCGGGTCGCCGAGGAGATCGACCGGCTCACGGAGCAGGAGAAGAGGGCCAGCGCGCAGGTGCAGCAGCTGAGCGCCAGGCTGGTCAGGGCCCGGTCCCGGCTggacgccgccacggccgctgaCGAGAGGGCCGAGGCGATGCTCTCCAAGCTGTCGGCCGCGCTGCGGCAGCTGGGCgaggagaccgaggcggcggagaaggagagggagctGATGGAGCTGGAGAACCGGTGCGTCCGGGAACACGCGGAGACCGTCGGCGCCGAGATCGCCGCGTCCGAGCAGAGGATCCGGGAGTCGGTCAAGGAGCTCGAGGCGGCGAGGGCGTCGGAGGCCGCGGCGACGGTGAAGCTCAGGGCCATCGTCGGCAGCGCGACGCAGGCCAGGGCGGCCGCGATGTCGCAGAGGTCCGGGAGCGTGACGATCCCCAGGTTCGAGTACGAGTACCTGACCGGCCGCACCGAGGTCGTCCGCGCGGTCGCCGTTAAGAAGgtggccgcggcggaggcgtgGGTGGAGGCGCTGCATGCCGGCGAGAAAGAGGTGGTGATGCGGGCTGAGGCGATCGAGAGGGAGATCGGAGAAATGACAGCCGGAGGCTGCGGATGA
- the LOC112886528 gene encoding lipid phosphate phosphatase 2-like isoform X1, whose product MSCASSPSPVLGMSGSRRLQQPAGRTDELLIPFLTGRCSCHVLAASSARLDSCSCPVRSGEQGEEKMPPPPPTPTPPLIRLGPPHPYLKTHGGKVARLHLYDWVVLTLLVAIDVGLNLIEPFHRFVGEDMMADLRYPLKSNTVPVWAVPIYAVIGPIIIIVGIYMKRRNVYDMHHAILGLLFSVLITGVLTDAIKDGVGRPRPNFFWRCFPDGVPKFNNITTQVICHGDPAVIKEGHKSFPSGHSSWSFAGLGFLSWYLAGKIKAFDRRGHVAKLCIVLLPLLLATMVAISRVDDYWHHWQDVFASGILGLVVASFCYLQFFPPPSAEQGFWPHAYFDHILNPEGEGQVQSTTSSNHHQSLSGVSVAMEMGNTSQELGSMEEGHRAR is encoded by the exons ATGTCATGCGCGTCGTCTCCCTCCCCTGTGCTCGGGATGTCCGGATCGCGGCGGTTGCAGCAGCCTGCCGGCCGGACCGACGAGTTGTTGATCCCCTTCCTAACCGGCCGCTGCAGCTGCCATGTACTAGCAGCAAGCAGCGCCCGCCTTGACTCCTGCAGCTGCCCTGTCCGATCAGGCGAACAGGGAGAGGAGAAgatgcctccgccgccgccgacgcctaCACCGCCGCTCATCCGCCTGGGCCCCCCGCACCCGTACCTGAAGACCCACGGAGGCAAGGTCGCGAGGCTGCACCTGTACGACTGGGTCGTGCTGACCCTTCTCGTCGCCATCGACGTGGGGCTCAACCTCATCGAGCCGTTCCACCGGTTCGTCGGCGAGGACATGATGGCCGACCTCCGGTACCCGCTGAAGAGCAACACCGTCCCCGTCTGGGCCGTGCCG ATATACGCAGTCATCGGGCcgatcatcatcatcgtcgggATCTACATGAAGCGGAGGAACGTCTATGACATGCACCATGCCATTCTAG GCCTTCTGTTCTCCGTGCTCATCACCGGCGTCCTGACAGACGCGATCAAGGACGGAGTTGGCCGGCCGCGCCCCAATTTCTTCTGGCGCTGCTTCCCTGACGGAGTGCCG AAGTTCAACAACATCACTACACAAGTCATATGCCACGGCGACCCGGCTGTGATCAAAGAAGGGCACAAGAGCTTCCCAAGTGGCCATTCTTCAT GGTCCTTCGCTGGGCTAGGCTTCCTGTCGTGGTACCTGGCCGGCAAGATCAAGGCGTTCGACCGGCGCGGCCATGTGGCCAAGCTCTGCATCGTCCTCCTGCCGCTGCTTCTGGCTACCATGGTCGCCATCTCGAGGGTGGATGACTACTGGCACCATTGGCAAGATGTGTTTGCCAGTGGAATTCTCG GGTTGGTGGTTGCGTCCTTCTGCTACCTGCAATTTTTCCCTCCACCCTCTGCGGAACAAG GATTTTGGCCTCACGCGTACTTTGATCACATTCTTAACCCCGAGGGAGAGGGCCAAGTGCAGTCAACAACCAGCTCGAATCACCATCAATCACTGTCGGGAGTGTCAGTTGCAATGGAGATGGGAAACACGAGCCAAGAACTGGGTTCCATGGAAGAAGGCCACCGAGCTCGGTGA
- the LOC112887513 gene encoding uncharacterized protein LOC112887513 yields MARDGGGGGGGSPGAERRRVALRALLAGGEASSSAVPPAAAEVDAVRTPSKGLLRGLRCTSAAASQAIAPATAVDAARPSADWRGLGCTSAQAHAPAAAAEATRSAADWRGLGCAAVAASQAHAPAAAVDAARRSEERRGRRRRSGRERRKARGAGGGGGVVGGGMGGDVWCTPGIPFAAEASSVDCVVAPHQTAGARRRADAERPRRERPGAPPARRITMREHMSSSPMNSPPHHDILFIDADRAPSGRNTSGRRHSHARLEEEMMMFRTRILLGRMGMYDQYQDWRLDVDNMTYEELLDLEDRIGYVSTGLREDEITRSLRMVKYSAFNPKHFSTEMDRRCSICQEEFEANEETGKLSCRHSYHVHCIKQWLSQKNACPVCKTTVSNT; encoded by the exons ATGGcccgcgacggcggcgggggcggaggcggctcgccgggcgcggagcggcggcgagTGGCGCTGCGTGCCCTCCTCGCTGGTGGAGAGGCGTCCTCGTCCGCGgtgccgccggccgcggcggaggtggaTGCCGTGAGGACGCCGAGCAAGGGGCTGCTGCGCGGGCTCCGGTGcacgtcggcggcggcgtcgcagGCCATCGCGCCGGCTACCGCGGTGGACGCCGCGCGGCCGTCGGCGGACTGGCGCGGCCTCGGGTGCACGTCGGCGCAGGCgcacgcgccggccgccgcggcggaagCGACGCGGTCCGCGGCCGACTggcgcgggctcgggtgcgcggcggtggcggcgtcgCAGGCCCACGCCCCGGCCGCCGCGGTGGACGCCGCGCGGCGCTCCGAGGAGaggcgcgggaggcggcggaggagcgggagGGAGAGGCGGAAGgcgaggggcgcgggcggcggcggcggcgtcgtcgGTGGTGGGATGGGCGGGGACGTGTGGTGCACTCCGGGGATACCGTTCGCCGCCGAGGCCTCGTCGGTGGACTGCGTGGTGGCGCCGCACCAGACGGCGggtgcgcgccgccgcgccgatgCCGAGAGGCCGCGCAGAGAG AGGCCTGGCGCGCCTCCGGCTCGGAGGATCACCATGCGGGAGCACATGTCCTCGTCTCCCATGAATTCGCCGCCACACCATGACATTCTGTTCATTGATGCCGACCGTGCACCATCCGGCCGAAATACGAGTGGGCGCCGGCACTCGCACGCACGGCTCGAGGAAGAG ATGATGATGTTCCGAACAAGGATATTACTAGGAAGAATGGGTATGTATGATCAGTATCAGGATTGGCGCCTCGATGTTGATAACATGACATATGAG GAACTGCTTGATCTGGAGGACCGAATTGGATACGTAAGTACAGGGCTGCGTGAGGATGAGATCACTCGAAGCCTTAGGATGGTCAAATACTCAGCGTTCAACCCCAAGCATTTTTCTACAGAAATGGATAGGAGATGTAGCATTTGCCAA GAAGAGTTCGAAGCAAATGAAGAAACTGGGAAGCTGAGTTGTCGCCACAGCTATCATGTGCATTGCATTAAGCAGTGGCTTTCTCAAAAGAATGCTTGCCCTGTTTGCAAGACCACTGTCTCAAATACCTGA